One segment of Massilia sp. Se16.2.3 DNA contains the following:
- the gspG gene encoding type II secretion system major pseudopilin GspG: protein MHIVSQRALRRRSARGFTLVEIMVVVVIIGILGALVVPKLLGRVGESRGVAAKTDIGNLMSALKMYKLDNQRYPTTEQGLQALVERPSSGPAANGWKEGGYIDKLPKDPWGHPYQYLQPGIHGKELDIFSYGADGQAGGQGEDADIGSWQD from the coding sequence ATGCACATCGTTTCGCAACGCGCACTTCGCCGCCGTTCCGCGCGCGGCTTCACCCTTGTTGAAATCATGGTTGTCGTGGTCATCATCGGCATCCTGGGCGCGCTGGTCGTACCCAAGCTGCTGGGCCGTGTCGGCGAGTCGCGCGGGGTCGCGGCCAAGACCGACATCGGCAACCTGATGTCGGCGCTCAAGATGTACAAACTGGACAACCAGCGCTATCCGACCACCGAGCAGGGCTTGCAGGCCCTGGTCGAGCGCCCGAGTTCGGGCCCGGCGGCCAACGGCTGGAAGGAAGGCGGCTATATCGACAAGCTGCCGAAGGACCCGTGGGGCCACCCCTACCAGTACCTGCAGCCCGGCATCCACGGCAAGGAGCTCGACATCTTCTCCTACGGTGCCGACGGCCAGGCCGGCGGCCAGGGCGAAGACGCCGACATCGGCTCCTGGCAGGATTAA